Proteins encoded by one window of Martelella endophytica:
- a CDS encoding LacI family DNA-binding transcriptional regulator — translation MTKQLPAPTLKDVAEAAGLSVAAVSKVFNNREGVSAANRALVTRIAEEIGYRGRSGRATIATRISSALVVTLDKYVTNDVFYGQIIDSLLKSAREEGIDIDLALVTSNDPTSADYDTLRNIRADAAILVGLDEAPVIDAVRSTGRPAVLVNGMDRKMQLSSVSPDYNFGGWAATQHLLELGHQEIVHVTHLYRESLKRRMLGFRDAMEEAGIAFSMDHHVIDVGDPDLLTLSCRDKITEILRERTPRPTAIFCASDLVALGVMQAAANLGLSVPDDLSIIGFDDLSLAAHASPPLTTMHMDRAEMGRLAVTLLMEQSLATFNSARRITLGVQLVERKTTGPVAGIAALPR, via the coding sequence ATGACGAAGCAATTGCCCGCCCCAACGCTGAAGGATGTTGCAGAAGCTGCGGGACTATCCGTTGCGGCCGTTTCCAAGGTGTTTAACAACCGCGAAGGTGTCAGCGCCGCCAATCGCGCCTTGGTGACGCGCATCGCCGAGGAAATCGGCTATCGCGGTCGTAGCGGCCGCGCCACCATCGCCACACGGATATCCTCCGCGCTCGTTGTCACCCTGGACAAATACGTCACCAATGACGTGTTCTACGGCCAGATCATCGACAGCCTGCTGAAAAGTGCCCGCGAAGAGGGCATCGATATCGATCTGGCGCTCGTCACATCGAACGATCCGACGAGCGCCGACTACGACACGCTGCGCAACATCCGCGCCGATGCCGCAATCCTCGTCGGGCTCGACGAGGCTCCGGTCATCGATGCCGTGCGCTCCACGGGGCGGCCTGCCGTTCTGGTCAACGGCATGGATCGCAAGATGCAGCTTTCCAGCGTCTCGCCGGATTATAATTTCGGTGGCTGGGCGGCCACCCAGCATCTGCTGGAGCTCGGCCATCAAGAAATCGTCCATGTGACCCATCTCTACCGGGAATCACTGAAACGCCGCATGCTTGGTTTCCGCGACGCCATGGAAGAGGCCGGGATCGCCTTCTCGATGGACCATCATGTCATTGATGTCGGTGACCCCGATCTGCTCACGCTGTCCTGCCGCGACAAGATTACGGAAATCCTCCGCGAACGCACCCCACGGCCAACAGCCATCTTCTGTGCCAGCGATCTGGTCGCACTTGGGGTGATGCAGGCTGCAGCAAACCTTGGGCTTTCCGTCCCGGACGATCTGTCCATCATCGGCTTCGACGACCTTTCACTCGCCGCTCACGCCTCGCCGCCGCTGACCACCATGCACATGGATCGCGCAGAAATGGGCCGCCTGGCCGTAACGCTGCTGATGGAACAGTCGCTAGCCACCTTCAATTCAGCGCGACGTATCACGTTGGGCGTCCAGCTGGTCGAACGAAAAACCACGGGCCCGGTGGCAGGAATTGCAGCCCTGCCGCGCTAA
- a CDS encoding Gfo/Idh/MocA family protein, translating into MKTVLGVGLIGCGNISSAYLARAKTFANIAFVGVADMNAAAAEERGAEFGLPAMTPEALLAHPDVDIVLNLTPPVAHFAVSKMALEAGKHVYCEKPFVLDVAEGKELMQLAEPRGLRIGSAPDTILGASHQLARHMIDVGAIGTVTSGTCFVMNHGMEEWHPSPDFFFRKGGGPILDLGPYYVANLVQLLGPVTRVTAEASMPETSRRIGSGPRAGETIPVEVATTVQAILTFESGALVTLVASWDVWQHDLAPMALYGSEGSIHIPDPNFFDGPVAATKRREVAALPQWDHPLGPPNRTVSRGEVADYRTAGLADMAQAIVENREHRCNGEFALHVVDILTAILRSSEDRIGIDVSTRCRRPEALGPEQAMRLLQTRQER; encoded by the coding sequence ATGAAAACCGTTCTCGGCGTCGGGCTGATCGGCTGCGGCAATATCTCGTCGGCCTATCTTGCGCGTGCCAAAACCTTCGCGAATATCGCCTTTGTTGGCGTCGCCGACATGAACGCCGCTGCAGCCGAGGAACGTGGCGCGGAATTCGGACTGCCGGCGATGACGCCCGAAGCGCTTCTGGCTCACCCCGACGTTGACATCGTCCTGAACCTCACGCCGCCCGTCGCACACTTCGCGGTCTCGAAAATGGCGCTTGAGGCCGGAAAGCACGTCTATTGCGAAAAGCCGTTCGTGCTGGATGTCGCGGAGGGCAAGGAACTCATGCAGCTTGCCGAGCCACGCGGGCTCAGGATCGGTTCCGCGCCAGACACGATCCTTGGCGCCTCGCACCAGCTTGCCAGACACATGATCGACGTGGGTGCGATCGGGACCGTGACGTCAGGAACCTGCTTCGTCATGAACCACGGCATGGAAGAATGGCATCCATCCCCCGATTTCTTCTTCCGCAAGGGGGGCGGTCCGATCCTCGATCTTGGTCCCTATTATGTTGCCAACCTGGTCCAGCTTCTCGGCCCGGTGACCCGTGTCACGGCTGAAGCTTCAATGCCGGAGACATCGCGTCGCATAGGCTCTGGTCCTCGTGCCGGTGAAACGATCCCGGTCGAGGTCGCGACGACGGTCCAGGCGATCCTTACCTTCGAATCCGGTGCGCTGGTGACGCTGGTCGCAAGCTGGGATGTCTGGCAGCATGACCTCGCGCCGATGGCGCTCTATGGCAGCGAAGGAAGCATCCACATTCCTGACCCGAACTTCTTTGACGGGCCCGTGGCAGCAACAAAAAGGCGTGAAGTTGCCGCGTTGCCGCAGTGGGATCATCCGCTCGGTCCGCCCAATCGCACGGTTTCGCGCGGCGAGGTGGCTGACTACCGCACCGCCGGCCTTGCCGACATGGCCCAGGCCATCGTCGAAAACCGCGAGCATCGCTGCAACGGCGAATTCGCACTTCATGTGGTCGATATTCTGACAGCTATCCTGCGCTCAAGCGAAGACAGGATTGGCATCGATGTGTCGACCCGTTGCCGCAGGCCTGAGGCTCTGGGACCGGAACAGGCAATGCGACTGCTCCAGACACGGCAGGAGCGCTAG
- a CDS encoding aldo/keto reductase — MPDTIPMMGLGTYGRLEEEGIRAILSALEIGYRHIDTAQSYGSEPSVGEAVRRSGLDRDDVFITTKVAQKKLDRAQFLPSVETSLKDLQVDVIDLVLIHWPSIDPDVPFESYMEDLGRIQDQGKARHIGVSNFPIARLKQAEEILGSGRIHTDQVEIHPFLQNNKLVDFALSKGITPTAYMPLAQGRVADDPLLQEIAEKHDASASQVSLAWLMQRGIAVIPASASAERQKSNFDAQKIVLSKSDMERIATLDRGFRIVVPEVGPDWD, encoded by the coding sequence ATGCCTGACACAATCCCGATGATGGGCCTTGGAACCTATGGCCGCCTCGAAGAAGAAGGCATCCGCGCCATCCTGTCCGCACTCGAAATCGGCTATCGCCACATCGACACGGCCCAAAGCTACGGCTCGGAGCCATCGGTCGGCGAGGCCGTGCGCAGAAGCGGCCTCGATCGCGACGACGTCTTCATCACCACCAAGGTCGCGCAGAAAAAGCTCGACCGGGCCCAGTTCCTGCCTTCGGTCGAGACCAGCCTGAAGGATCTGCAGGTCGACGTCATCGACCTTGTTCTGATCCACTGGCCGTCGATCGATCCCGATGTGCCGTTCGAAAGCTATATGGAAGATCTCGGCCGTATCCAGGATCAGGGCAAGGCCCGCCATATCGGCGTCTCCAATTTCCCGATCGCGCGCCTGAAACAGGCCGAGGAAATCCTTGGTTCAGGGCGGATCCACACCGATCAGGTGGAAATTCATCCATTCCTGCAGAACAACAAGCTCGTCGACTTCGCGCTTTCGAAAGGCATCACGCCGACGGCCTACATGCCGCTGGCCCAGGGGCGCGTGGCCGACGATCCCCTGCTGCAGGAGATTGCCGAAAAGCATGACGCATCCGCCTCGCAGGTTTCGCTTGCCTGGTTGATGCAGCGCGGCATCGCCGTCATTCCGGCCTCGGCCAGCGCCGAACGTCAGAAGAGCAATTTCGACGCGCAGAAGATCGTTTTGAGCAAATCGGACATGGAGCGGATTGCCACGCTCGACCGCGGTTTTCGCATCGTCGTGCCCGAAGTCGGCCCGGACTGGGACTGA
- a CDS encoding carbohydrate ABC transporter permease, translating to MASRTRAQWPLYPAIAAVVVVTMFPFLWMLISSLKKLSELYTVPPTWIPEAPSWANYTKVLFESNVPRYFLNSLVISAGSTAIALALAILASYGFARFKFRGKSLAISLIIVGQLLPTAAIIVPLYVVLNWLNLLNTYLGLILAYLILTLPLSVFMLISYFRGIPVELEEAAIVDGASRLGALLRITLPLSLPGVVAVIVYAFVTTWNEFIFALCFAIDSSTKTLPIGLSEFTTEFNTDWGAVMAASVIMTVPIAILFLAMQKLFVGGLTAGGTKG from the coding sequence ATGGCTTCACGTACCCGGGCCCAATGGCCCCTCTATCCCGCGATCGCAGCCGTTGTCGTCGTCACCATGTTCCCCTTCCTGTGGATGCTGATCTCATCCTTAAAGAAGCTGAGCGAACTCTATACCGTTCCGCCGACATGGATCCCGGAAGCGCCGAGCTGGGCCAACTACACCAAGGTCCTGTTTGAATCGAACGTGCCGCGCTACTTCCTGAATTCGCTGGTCATCTCGGCCGGTTCAACGGCGATTGCCCTGGCGCTCGCCATTCTCGCCTCCTACGGCTTTGCCCGCTTCAAGTTCAGGGGCAAGTCGCTGGCGATCTCGCTGATCATCGTCGGCCAGCTTCTGCCGACGGCGGCGATCATCGTGCCGCTTTATGTCGTGCTCAACTGGCTGAATCTGCTCAACACCTATCTCGGCCTGATCCTCGCCTACCTCATCCTGACCCTGCCGCTCAGCGTCTTCATGCTGATCTCCTATTTCCGCGGCATTCCGGTTGAGCTGGAGGAGGCCGCCATTGTCGACGGCGCTTCAAGGCTCGGCGCGCTGTTGCGCATCACGTTGCCGCTGTCGCTTCCCGGCGTTGTCGCGGTGATCGTCTATGCCTTCGTGACCACATGGAACGAATTCATCTTCGCGCTGTGTTTCGCCATCGACTCCTCGACCAAGACGCTGCCGATCGGATTGTCGGAATTCACCACCGAATTCAACACGGACTGGGGTGCTGTCATGGCCGCCTCCGTCATCATGACGGTCCCGATCGCCATTCTTTTCCTCGCCATGCAGAAGCTCTTTGTCGGCGGTCTGACGGCCGGCGGAACCAAGGGCTGA
- a CDS encoding carbohydrate ABC transporter permease gives MRVSSRFTGPLFVFPALFVLALLVFYPLVYTVVLSVTDPAGNYVGLENFRTMLDQRLTGITLRNTFVYVFFSIVFQIILGTAVGLLLNAPFWGRSALRAMIVVPWVIPGIVAATTWAWMFHTEFGIINYMAQGAGVIDQPIGWLTNPNTVMPALVTVNVWKMFPFVAIMVLAGLQAIPKDVYEAARIDGAKLHHEIIFVTLPYLKPVLSSLSLLLAIWGLNAITIIYAMTGGGPANRSIILPIQIFRQAFQFFQFNQAAALSVMFLGITGVLMVLYVTVFAEKE, from the coding sequence ATGCGTGTCAGTTCCCGCTTCACCGGACCGCTGTTCGTGTTTCCAGCGCTCTTTGTGCTCGCCCTGCTGGTGTTTTACCCGCTGGTCTACACAGTCGTCCTTTCCGTTACCGATCCTGCGGGCAACTATGTCGGCCTGGAAAACTTCCGGACCATGCTGGATCAGCGCCTGACCGGCATTACGCTCCGCAATACCTTCGTCTATGTCTTTTTCTCGATCGTGTTCCAGATCATTCTGGGAACAGCCGTGGGCCTCCTGCTCAACGCGCCCTTCTGGGGGCGCAGCGCGCTTCGGGCGATGATTGTCGTGCCGTGGGTCATCCCGGGCATCGTTGCCGCCACGACCTGGGCCTGGATGTTCCATACCGAGTTTGGCATCATCAACTACATGGCGCAGGGTGCCGGCGTCATCGATCAGCCGATCGGCTGGCTGACCAACCCGAACACCGTCATGCCGGCGCTCGTCACCGTCAATGTCTGGAAGATGTTCCCCTTCGTCGCGATCATGGTTCTGGCGGGCCTCCAGGCCATCCCGAAGGATGTCTATGAAGCCGCCCGCATCGATGGCGCCAAGCTGCACCACGAGATCATCTTCGTGACGTTGCCCTATCTGAAGCCGGTTCTGAGTTCGCTGTCACTGCTGCTCGCCATCTGGGGCCTCAATGCCATCACCATCATCTATGCGATGACCGGTGGCGGTCCAGCCAACCGATCGATCATCCTGCCGATCCAGATCTTCCGGCAGGCCTTCCAGTTCTTCCAGTTCAACCAGGCGGCAGCCCTGTCGGTCATGTTCCTGGGCATCACCGGCGTGCTGATGGTCCTCTATGTCACCGTCTTCGCAGAAAAGGAGTAA
- a CDS encoding ABC transporter substrate-binding protein has product MQLKTKLAMTAAVPFILMQAPAFAGEITWWAPEFGADRAEVLAQKFEEQNPDISVRVERVVPNGLQNRVLVALQSGNTPDLIDVANGWTVPFATTGGLMQLDDFVAENEIDLDDFLPAALDTAEVDGGLFGIPFRAEAHAMIYNKDMFREAGLDPENFPETWAELQETAAALTNNGHYGIGIAGGGEVSNTIFRSLPFLWMNGGGVLAEDLQSSILDTPESVEAVDFYTSFLADGSAPPSTLENDGTALRRLFIAETIAIYQSGQFDLGSIAQENPDIDVGTALIPHPEGKDTSVILGGWNFVIPDAAKNKEDAETFLAYLLEPENMGYYTDNNFPARETAMQMEQFQLPEYEKFREMLQYARPQPPVNNWVQITQMYFDSIQEILLGGADVQEVLTDTTQQIDGLLK; this is encoded by the coding sequence ATGCAGCTTAAAACCAAACTCGCCATGACGGCCGCCGTGCCGTTCATTCTGATGCAGGCCCCGGCCTTTGCTGGAGAAATCACCTGGTGGGCGCCTGAGTTCGGTGCTGATCGCGCCGAAGTGCTTGCACAGAAGTTCGAAGAGCAGAACCCGGATATTTCGGTCAGGGTCGAGCGCGTGGTGCCCAACGGCCTGCAGAACCGCGTTCTTGTGGCTTTGCAGTCCGGCAACACACCGGACCTCATCGATGTTGCCAATGGCTGGACGGTTCCGTTCGCAACCACCGGCGGACTCATGCAACTCGATGATTTCGTTGCGGAAAACGAGATCGATCTCGACGATTTCCTGCCGGCAGCCCTTGATACCGCCGAGGTTGATGGTGGTCTTTTCGGTATCCCCTTCCGCGCTGAAGCGCATGCGATGATCTACAACAAAGACATGTTCCGCGAAGCGGGGCTTGACCCGGAAAATTTCCCGGAAACCTGGGCCGAACTGCAGGAAACGGCCGCAGCGCTGACCAATAACGGACACTATGGCATCGGCATTGCCGGTGGGGGCGAGGTTTCCAACACGATCTTCCGTTCGCTTCCCTTCCTATGGATGAATGGCGGCGGCGTGCTGGCGGAAGACCTGCAGTCGAGCATTCTCGACACACCGGAGTCCGTGGAAGCTGTCGACTTCTATACGAGCTTCCTGGCCGACGGCTCCGCGCCGCCGTCCACGCTTGAAAACGACGGAACGGCGCTGCGTCGCCTGTTCATCGCCGAAACCATCGCGATCTATCAGTCCGGCCAGTTCGACCTTGGCTCCATCGCCCAGGAAAATCCGGATATCGATGTCGGCACGGCCCTGATCCCGCATCCGGAAGGCAAGGACACCTCCGTCATTCTCGGCGGCTGGAACTTCGTTATCCCGGACGCTGCGAAGAACAAGGAAGACGCAGAGACATTCCTGGCCTATCTGCTTGAGCCCGAAAACATGGGCTACTACACCGACAACAACTTCCCGGCCCGCGAGACGGCCATGCAGATGGAGCAGTTCCAGCTTCCCGAATACGAGAAGTTCCGTGAAATGCTGCAGTATGCGCGTCCGCAGCCGCCGGTGAACAACTGGGTGCAGATCACGCAGATGTATTTCGACTCCATCCAGGAAATCCTCCTTGGTGGCGCCGATGTCCAGGAAGTCCTGACGGACACCACGCAGCAGATCGATGGTCTTCTGAAATAA
- a CDS encoding mannonate dehydratase has product MRVGLTLFGESLSPAGARFAAQLGVRDVVIHLVRYGHNADPSNWLKGQAGPPLSEDFGAPLWDYETLSDVVKMLATDGIRVAALENFSPSFWSDILLNGPERVGQMDGLKKLVHDCGRAGIPTIGYNFSLAGVWGWQRQPIARGGAMATTFDMSRFDHDRPIPDGIVWNMRVREGCGTDPVTCSEEELWQRLEWFLKELVPVAEEAGVVLAAHPDDPPADSLRGTARLVNRHEKYDRLLSIVDSPSNAMQFCVGSLMEMPGDVYEATRHYARTGRIAYVHFRNVKGKVPRYAEAFIDDGDTDMAEIARILHAEGYEGVLVPDHIPEISCPAPWHVGMAHAVGYMNALLKTAPRLTEPQMS; this is encoded by the coding sequence ATGCGGGTAGGACTGACACTTTTCGGAGAAAGCCTTTCGCCGGCCGGAGCGCGTTTCGCCGCTCAGCTCGGCGTCCGCGATGTTGTCATCCACCTGGTCCGCTATGGCCACAATGCCGATCCGTCGAATTGGCTCAAAGGCCAAGCCGGTCCGCCGCTTTCAGAAGATTTCGGTGCGCCGCTCTGGGACTATGAAACGCTTTCCGATGTTGTGAAGATGTTGGCCACGGACGGCATTCGCGTCGCAGCGCTTGAAAACTTCTCGCCTTCCTTCTGGTCCGACATTCTTCTGAACGGCCCCGAGCGGGTCGGTCAGATGGATGGATTGAAAAAGCTCGTCCACGATTGCGGGCGAGCAGGCATTCCTACCATCGGGTACAACTTTTCGCTCGCTGGCGTCTGGGGGTGGCAAAGGCAGCCGATCGCCCGCGGCGGTGCCATGGCGACGACATTCGATATGTCGCGCTTCGATCACGACCGGCCGATCCCCGACGGTATCGTCTGGAACATGCGCGTGCGTGAAGGTTGCGGAACCGATCCGGTGACCTGCAGCGAAGAAGAATTGTGGCAGCGCCTCGAATGGTTCCTGAAGGAACTGGTGCCGGTGGCGGAGGAGGCGGGCGTCGTTCTCGCCGCCCATCCCGACGATCCGCCTGCCGACAGCCTGCGCGGGACCGCGCGTCTCGTCAACCGCCATGAAAAATACGACCGGCTTCTCTCCATCGTCGACAGCCCCTCGAACGCCATGCAGTTCTGCGTCGGTTCGCTGATGGAGATGCCCGGCGATGTCTATGAAGCGACACGCCATTACGCCCGTACGGGCCGGATCGCCTATGTCCACTTCCGCAACGTCAAGGGCAAGGTTCCGCGCTATGCGGAAGCCTTCATCGATGACGGCGATACCGACATGGCCGAAATAGCCCGGATCCTGCACGCCGAAGGTTATGAGGGCGTGCTCGTTCCAGATCACATTCCAGAAATTTCCTGTCCTGCCCCTTGGCATGTCGGGATGGCGCATGCGGTGGGCTACATGAACGCCCTCCTCAAGACGGCGCCGCGGCTCACCGAGCCGCAAATGTCTTGA
- a CDS encoding VOC family protein, with product MIFTGIGHVAIRCTDIDRSLAFYTDVFGFPEMFRLNQDDGRVWLVYLRVTDTLYLELFPDGEGNKVPGPNATGYNHLCVETADIDAAAKHFEELGVPLVKPVVNGRDGNRQCWIDDPDGNRVEIMQMMPDCMQFAAIKAMKA from the coding sequence ATGATTTTTACCGGAATCGGCCATGTTGCCATTCGCTGCACGGACATCGATCGGTCCCTTGCGTTTTATACGGATGTGTTCGGCTTTCCCGAAATGTTCCGCCTGAACCAGGATGATGGCCGCGTCTGGCTCGTCTATCTGCGCGTAACGGATACACTCTATCTCGAGCTCTTTCCGGACGGCGAAGGCAATAAGGTTCCGGGGCCGAATGCTACTGGTTACAATCACTTATGTGTTGAGACTGCTGATATTGATGCCGCAGCCAAACACTTCGAAGAGCTCGGCGTGCCGCTTGTGAAACCTGTCGTGAACGGCCGTGATGGCAATCGCCAGTGCTGGATCGATGACCCCGACGGCAATCGTGTCGAGATTATGCAGATGATGCCGGACTGCATGCAGTTTGCCGCCATCAAGGCCATGAAGGCATAG
- a CDS encoding IclR family transcriptional regulator, giving the protein MKAKSEGLAADGHSAAMEKNRIPAIDRMMDVLAYLERKPSGASMRELVEVLHLPRTTVYRLLNSLHAYGIVRHLPDGSYVLGTRLISLAARVLPSAADIDIVLLATPHMERLSETTGEGCKLSILTDDGIVVIAASSGSRRHALAGVPGQRFPLHTGAASKVLLASLTKSELDAILPEALARYTARTITSVKNLRSELTRIRRQGWAWDEGEFSTGVNAFAAPVPDRNGKTIAALSLPYLADETNAGRLDMLRAATISTAGAIAADLPSVPTRGATGWNG; this is encoded by the coding sequence ATGAAGGCGAAGAGTGAAGGGCTGGCTGCTGATGGACACAGCGCGGCCATGGAGAAAAACCGGATTCCGGCGATAGACCGCATGATGGACGTACTGGCCTATCTGGAACGGAAGCCGAGCGGCGCCTCCATGCGGGAGCTGGTCGAGGTGCTGCATTTGCCGCGCACCACCGTCTACCGTCTGCTTAACTCGCTTCACGCTTACGGAATTGTCCGGCACCTGCCGGACGGCAGCTACGTGCTCGGCACCCGCCTGATCTCGCTTGCTGCACGCGTCCTGCCGAGCGCTGCCGATATCGACATCGTCCTGCTCGCAACGCCGCATATGGAGCGGCTCTCCGAAACCACCGGCGAAGGCTGCAAGCTCTCGATACTTACCGATGACGGTATCGTGGTGATCGCCGCCAGCTCCGGTTCGCGCCGCCATGCTCTTGCCGGCGTGCCCGGTCAGCGCTTTCCGCTTCATACCGGCGCCGCCAGCAAGGTTCTGCTTGCCAGCCTGACGAAATCGGAACTCGACGCCATTCTGCCGGAGGCACTGGCGCGCTACACGGCGCGCACGATCACCTCGGTCAAGAACCTGCGCAGCGAGCTGACCCGCATCCGCCGCCAGGGCTGGGCCTGGGACGAAGGCGAGTTCTCCACTGGCGTCAACGCCTTTGCCGCACCGGTTCCGGATCGCAACGGCAAGACGATCGCTGCACTCAGCCTGCCCTACCTTGCCGATGAGACCAATGCCGGACGCCTTGACATGCTGCGGGCAGCCACGATCTCGACCGCCGGCGCGATCGCGGCGGACCTGCCCTCCGTACCCACGCGGGGCGCCACTGGCTGGAATGGCTGA
- a CDS encoding mandelate racemase/muconate lactonizing enzyme family protein gives MKITDLKCAVIGNHPVVRITTDEGIVGIGQAEFYKPYLKPQILQLREAILGADPTDVERVMLRIRQRGGNKPFGSAVSVIEMALWDIAGKAANLPVHKLLGGKVRDKLRVYNGGIRFPLNGYRPEDYADDMRRMMALPEGFTMIKQPIAFHCAMKEIVPGFHYGEHAGAGQHGIMERGKISEKGLRHTIDCVEAMKEVAGTAVGLALDCGPGWMFSDALRFARGVEHLDLLWLEDLISGDYTPWSDTDLYRDLTTATSTPIHTGEQIYLRNNYKPLIEARAVDVIGPDPADVGGLAELKWIAEYADLHGIMMAPHGTANGLIGLAALIQVSATLPANFIAFEYPIAVPEWWADIVTGLPEVIVKDGFVDVLTAPGLGVDLIPEAAERYLSDDDADFFK, from the coding sequence ATGAAGATCACTGACCTCAAGTGCGCGGTCATCGGAAACCACCCGGTTGTTCGCATCACAACCGATGAAGGGATTGTGGGGATCGGCCAAGCCGAATTCTACAAACCCTATCTCAAGCCGCAGATCCTGCAGCTTCGCGAGGCGATCCTAGGCGCCGACCCGACCGATGTGGAGCGCGTCATGCTGCGCATTCGCCAGCGTGGCGGCAACAAGCCCTTCGGCAGTGCCGTCAGCGTTATTGAAATGGCGCTCTGGGATATTGCCGGCAAGGCCGCGAACCTGCCGGTTCACAAGCTGCTTGGCGGCAAGGTGCGCGACAAGCTTCGCGTCTACAATGGCGGCATCCGCTTTCCGCTGAACGGCTATCGGCCGGAAGACTATGCCGATGACATGCGCAGGATGATGGCGCTGCCGGAAGGCTTCACCATGATCAAGCAGCCGATTGCCTTTCATTGCGCAATGAAGGAGATCGTTCCCGGCTTTCACTATGGCGAGCACGCGGGGGCAGGGCAGCACGGCATTATGGAGCGCGGCAAGATATCCGAAAAGGGGCTGCGCCACACGATCGATTGCGTCGAGGCAATGAAGGAAGTAGCCGGTACTGCGGTCGGACTTGCGCTTGATTGTGGACCGGGCTGGATGTTTTCCGATGCGCTCAGATTTGCCCGTGGCGTCGAGCACCTCGACCTGCTCTGGCTCGAAGACCTGATCTCGGGTGACTATACGCCCTGGTCCGACACCGATCTCTACCGCGATCTGACGACCGCGACATCAACGCCGATCCATACCGGTGAACAGATCTATCTCCGGAACAATTACAAGCCGCTGATCGAGGCGCGCGCCGTCGATGTGATCGGGCCCGACCCGGCTGATGTCGGTGGCCTCGCTGAACTCAAATGGATTGCCGAATATGCCGATCTTCACGGTATCATGATGGCGCCACATGGCACGGCCAACGGATTGATCGGCCTTGCCGCCCTCATTCAGGTGAGTGCCACGCTTCCGGCAAATTTCATCGCCTTCGAGTATCCGATCGCTGTTCCGGAGTGGTGGGCCGATATCGTCACCGGGCTGCCGGAGGTGATCGTCAAGGATGGCTTTGTCGATGTGCTGACAGCGCCGGGGCTCGGTGTCGATCTGATTCCCGAAGCCGCCGAACGCTATCTGAGCGACGACGACGCGGACTTCTTCAAATGA
- a CDS encoding Gfo/Idh/MocA family protein, with protein sequence MSDKLKWGILSTAGIGVRKVIPGMKKSELGMVRAIASRDVAKAAAAAEKLQIPVSYGSYEALLADPEIDAIYNPLPVNMHVDWSIKAMEAGKHVLCEKPIAMSAEEAQRLIAARERTGKQVLEAVMVRQHPQWLRVAEIIRSGEIGEVCLMQTTMSFFNDDPHNIRNIPEVGGGALYDVGCYALFLSRFVFDAEPVQVVSMSDIDPDMRTDRLMSGIVDFGGGKQLSFACGTQLARFQTVQILGRKGRIEVPVSLNAPQGGEVTITIDADGTNEPDKMRREVIPASDQYTLQADLAARVFLGETAAEYPIENAVNNMAAIDALYRSSKSHTWEKVASI encoded by the coding sequence ATGTCCGATAAACTCAAATGGGGCATCCTGAGCACCGCCGGAATCGGCGTGCGCAAGGTCATTCCCGGCATGAAAAAATCCGAGCTGGGCATGGTCCGGGCAATTGCCTCTCGAGATGTTGCAAAGGCCGCGGCAGCGGCCGAAAAGCTGCAAATCCCGGTCAGTTACGGCAGCTATGAGGCGCTCCTGGCGGACCCGGAAATCGACGCGATCTACAATCCTCTGCCGGTCAACATGCATGTCGACTGGTCCATCAAGGCAATGGAAGCCGGCAAGCACGTCCTGTGTGAAAAGCCGATCGCGATGAGCGCCGAGGAGGCCCAGCGTCTGATTGCCGCACGTGAACGCACAGGCAAGCAAGTACTGGAAGCCGTCATGGTGCGCCAGCACCCCCAATGGCTTCGTGTTGCCGAGATCATCCGCTCCGGCGAGATCGGCGAAGTCTGCCTGATGCAGACGACGATGAGCTTCTTCAACGACGACCCGCACAACATCCGCAACATTCCCGAAGTCGGCGGCGGCGCGCTCTACGACGTTGGCTGCTATGCCCTTTTCCTGTCGCGTTTCGTCTTCGACGCAGAGCCCGTTCAGGTCGTTTCCATGAGCGATATCGACCCCGATATGCGCACCGACAGGCTGATGAGCGGCATTGTTGATTTTGGCGGCGGAAAGCAGCTTTCCTTTGCCTGCGGCACACAGCTTGCCCGCTTCCAGACCGTCCAGATCCTGGGCCGCAAGGGCCGTATCGAGGTGCCGGTCTCGCTCAACGCACCGCAGGGTGGAGAGGTCACAATCACCATCGATGCAGACGGCACCAATGAACCGGACAAGATGCGCAGGGAGGTGATCCCGGCCAGCGATCAATACACGCTGCAGGCAGACCTTGCCGCTCGCGTCTTCCTTGGCGAGACCGCCGCCGAATATCCGATCGAAAACGCCGTCAACAACATGGCGGCAATCGACGCGCTTTACCGCTCTTCCAAGAGCCATACCTGGGAAAAGGTCGCCTCCATATGA